CGCGAACAAGGAGTTCCTGGAAGAGATTCTGGGCAATGAGATCACCTGTTTTGCGTATCCCTTTGGCGCGTACTCTGGCATGACGCAGTACGCGGTCATCGAAGCAGGCTACTTGATGGCCTTCGATGTCTCAGGCGGTCCCCAACCGCTGGACACTTCCATCGACCGCTGGCATATTCTCCGTATCAATGTCAACGGCAACGGAACGCTGGACGATTTCATCGCCTCGCTCCAGTCTTGGGAATAGCGGCTCCGCGCCGCTAGCAGGGGGAGGCAAGCATGATTCCGGTGGGACCGCATGCGGGTCAGCAGGTGCTCCGCGCTGGAGCCAGCGTGGAGAACGCTTCCAGCGCGGTAATTGCCGTTCACGGTCGGGGTGCCAACGCCGCCGACATCATTGGCCTGGCACGGGCGATCGATCTCCCGGGTGTGGCGTGGTTGGCGCCCGATGCGGCCAGCCATACGTGGTACCCGTATAGCTTCCTGATGCCCATCGAGCAAAACCAGCCGTTCCTCGACTCAGCCATCTCTGTGGTTGGCGGTCTCTTGCAGCACCTGGAGGATAACGGCATCCCGGCCGAGAACGCGGTGTTGCTCGGGTTCTCTCAGGGCGCGTGTCTCGTCTCGGAGTTCGTCGCGCGCTATCCGCGCCGATATGGTGGCTTGGCGGTCTTTTCTGGCGGATTGATTGGTGAGTCAGTCGATCCAGGCAAGTACGCTGGTTCTCTCGCCGGGACGCCGATATTTGGCGGCTGCAGCGACACCGATCCCCATATTCCGCTCGAGCGCTTCGAGGTTACCGGCCAGGTGCTGGCGCAGCTTGGCGGCGTAGTCGATTTTCGTGTCTACCCTGGCATGGACCACACGATCAATCTGGATGAGCTTTCAGCTGCCAGGGCATTGATCGCCGGCGTCTCGAGATCGGTTTCCTGACGCCCTTGAGCGATGTGCCCCGAGGTAGCTCCTGAAACCGGGGAACACTCGTCATTCTCTCTGGCTGCAGGTGACGTAGGCCCCGAGCGCGCGTCGCACTCACCTCAGACTCGGCATCGCCCATCTTCGTGGAATCGTCCGACTCCGCCTTCACCCCGATTCCGCGGTCTCGGGTCGATGGAATCAGGCACTTTCGACTAAATTGGACACTATAGTTCGTTCCTCGGCGAACGATTCGATCCGGCACAACTCGAGAGGACACATTTCATGCTTCGGGCTACGTTTACCAACGAGCCATCCGCCGATTTTTCCGATCCAGCCGTGCGTGACGCCATGCAGGCGGCATTGGCCAAGGTTGGCAAGGAACTCGGCCGCGAATACCCGTTGATCATTGGCGGAGAGCGACGCGAGACCGGCAACTGGATCGTATCCACCAATCCTGGCAATACCGACCAGGTCGTCGGCAAGGTGGCAAAGGCGTCCAAAGACGACGCGCTCGATGCGATTGCCGCTGCCCAGGATGCGTTCAAGGAGTGGCGGAAGCTTTCCATGGTCGGTCGCGCCAGCGTCTTGCTGCGCATGGCGGCCATCGTGCGGCGCAAGCGCTTCGAGCTTGCCGCGTGGATGGTGTATGAGCTGGACAAGCCATGGGATGAAGCGGAAGGCGAAGTGGCCGAAGCGGTCGACTTCCTCGAGTGGTACGCGGCTCATGCGGTCAAGTTGACCGAGCGTGCCGAGTTGGCCCACTTGCCAAACGAAGCGACCGACTACTTCTATCAGCCGATCGGTGTCGGGATCGTCATTCCGCCCTGGAACTTCCCGTGCGCCATTCTGACCGGCATGACCATGGGACCGATTGCCGTCGGCAACACCGTGGTCATCAAGCCCGCGACGAACACCCCGGTCATCGGATACAAGATGGTCGAGATCATGTTGGAGGCCGGCGTTCCTGGCGGTGTCGTGAACTTCGTCGCCGGATCCGGTTCTGAGATCGGCGACCTGTTGGTCGAGGATCCGCGGGTGCGTTTCGTCGGATTCACCGGCTCGAAGGATGTCGGCGTGCACATCTTCGAGAAGGCGGCGAAAGTCCAGAAAGGACAGCGCTGGCTCAAGCGGGTCACGGCCGAGATGGGCGGGAAGGACGCGATCATCGTCGATAGCTCGGCCGACATCGACGCCGCCGTCGAGGGAATCGTCACCTCGGCATTTGGTTTCTCGGGTCAGAAGTGCTCCGCCTGCTCGCGCGTGCTGGTGCACGAAGACGTCTACGATCAAGTCGTCGATGGTGTCGTCGCGCGCACGAAAGCAGTCGTTTCCGTTGGCAGTGGCCTCGAGGGCGAAGCCTCCATGGGCGCCGTGGTCGACAAGAATCAATACGACTCGATCAACAAGTACATCGACATCGGCAAGAAAGAGGCCAAGCTCGTGTACCAGGGTGAAGTCCCTGACGTCAAGGGGTACTACGTGCCTCCCACCATCTTCGCGGATGCTCCACGCTCCGCTCGCATCGCCTGTGAAGAGATCTTCGGTCCGGTATTGACCATCGTGAAGGTTGGTTCCTTCGACGAGGCGATCGAGGTCGCGAACGACTCGGAATACGGATTGACCGGATCGGTCTATTCCGGAAACCGCGCCAATCTGGAACGCGCCCGGGAAGAATTCGAGGTTGGCAATCTCTATCTCAACCGCAAGTCGACTGGAGCCATGATGGGCGTCCATCCCTTCGCGGGAGTCAAGCTGAGTGGCACCAATTCGAAAGCAGGCGGTCCGGACTATCTGCTGAACTTTGTCGAGGCAAAGGCTGTCGGCGAGAAACTGTAGGCAGAAGCCACCAGGGAACTTGGGCTGCAACGCGCCGCGCGCGCGTGCAGCCCTCGGTGGCTACCGGTCTTTCGACAGTCGAAAGGGGAGTCGAGGCATGGGTGAGGATCGAGACATGACAGCGCGTGCCTCAGCTGACGAGCGCGCCAAGCTTTTCAGGGTCCGCGAGGCGTTGCTCAACCTGCACAAGGAGTTGCTCAACGTCGAGCGGAAACGCTACGAGCACAACGTCGGCCCAGTGGCGAACGAGTTCGAGTTCTTTCGGCTGGTAACGACTGATCCATCGTTTGCCTGGATCGGTCCGATGACCACCCTCATTGTCCAAATCGATGAGAAGGTGGCCAGCAAGGAGCCGATCACTGCGGGAGAAGTGGAGACGCTCTATGCCGAGACGCGTTCCCTGCTGGCATCGCCGGGCGAAAACCAGTTCAAGTCCGAATACACTCAGCTCTTGCAGGAGAATCCTGGCCTGGTGATGAAGCATTCCGCCGTCATGCAGGCGCTACCGCCAGTCGAGCGGCCATCATAGGAACTCCGCCTCTCGAGCAGTTCGACGCCGGGCGCGGTTGCATCGCGTGCGAGGCAGTGGGCGCATCGGTGGCGGGTTTCGTTCGACACCGCATCTACTCTGCCCACCTGAGGGGAGTCGGGCGTCTCTGCTGATCCATCGGGGAAACGAACGTCGTGGTGAATCAACCCTCGGTCGATGCTGTCGCGTCGACCGAACAAGAATCGATCTGGGGTCCGAAGCTTGGCAAGCTCACCACAGGGTTGCTGATCACGATCGTGGCCGGTGCATTCGAAGCGCTTGCGGTGGCCACCGTGCTCCCGGAAACCGTCGACGACCTCGGTGGACTCCACTACTACGGCTGGATCCTGGCGTCCTTCACCCTGGCCAATCTGATCGGCATCGTCGTCGCAGGAACAGAGATCGACCGGCAAGGAATGGCGTTTCCGTTCGTGCTGGGCATCGGGTTGTTTGCGGGGGGCCTGCTGGTGGGTGGTCTGGCTCCGTCCATGCCTGTCCTGATCCTTGGGCGGTTAGCGCAGGGCCTCGCGAGCGGCATGTTGATTTCCGTGGCGTACGCGGCCGTGCGAACCGCCTACGATTCCGATGTCCGCCCCCGCCTGATGGCGTTGTGGTCATCCGCCTGGGTCGTGCCGGGTTTGGTGGGGCCGGCGGTGGCCGGATTCGTCGCGGAGACGATCGGGTGGCGGTGGGTGTTTCTCGGGATGATCCCGTTCCCGCTCATTGCCGGTGCGCTCACCTTTCCGTCACTTCGTCGTGTCGAACACCCAGCGGGCGGGCCGCGCGATCTCTCCCGTCTGCGGGACGCCGTACTGCTCTCGACCGGTACCGCGCTCTTGCTGGCGGGCCTGGGGCGTTCCAATCTCATCGCCCTGGCAGGCTTGGGCACGGCCGGGCTGCTGATACTGACGCCCGCGTTTCGCCGGCTGAGTCCGCCCGGCACGTTGCGCGCGAAACCGGGAATCGCGGCTGCGGTTGCCTGCGCCATCCTGTTGCCGCTCGGGTTCTTCGGGTTCGAATTCTTCATCCCCCTGGCGTTGACCGACATCCGTCACCAGACGCCGCTGATGTCTGGTCTCCCGCTCACGGCTAGCGCTGTCACGTGGACCAGTGGCGCCTGGATCGTCGATCGGACGGCCGCGACCCACTCGCGCACGCTTCTGTTACGCATCGGTTTGGCACTGCTTGCCGTTGGGATCGTCTTGACGCTCGGTGTCATCGTGACTCAGGTTCCCGTCCTGCTCATTCTCGGCACATGGGCGATTGCTGGTTTGGGCATGGGTCTGGCCTTCTCCACACTCATGCTCGCCGTGCTCGACGACGCTCCGGAAGGCAGCGAGGGCGCGACGATTTCCGCGGGACAACTTGGAAACACGCTGGGGATCGCGCTCGGGACGGGGATCGGGGGCGCCATCATCTCTGCGACCAGCATGGACGACGTTGCCGTGCCGCGTGGATTCGAGCTGCTGGCGCTGGGTGCTTGCGCTGTCCTGGTGACGACCATTGTCATTTCCGGGCGAATTGGCGAATCGGCACGCACGGGATCCAATACGCACTGAGACGGGTCTGCTAGGCTTGCGAGCAACGATGCCGGTCTCATCTGAACGAGCAAGGTGAGCTGCGCGATGAGCTTGGTCGCCGGAAAGCCCGCATGATGCCAGCGCGCTGGTGGCAACGAAACTCGCAGCATGTTGCCCACGGCGTCATGTTGTTCCCATACCTTGCCGGACTCGTACTCCTGGTTCTCGGCCCTGGGCTGGCGGGGTTTGCGCTCTCACTCACGGATTACAACGCGATCCAGCCACCAGCCTGGGCAGGGCTGGAAAACTTCCGCCGGCTCCCGCACGATCATGTTTTTCGCATTGCGGTTTTCAACTCGCTGCTTTATATCGTTCTGGCCGTGCCGTTGCGTCTGGTCGGGGCGCTTGCGTTCGCGCGATTGCTGCAACGCCCGAGCCGTGAGTCGCTGATCGGCCGGGCCATCGTCTATTTACCGACGGTCATGCCCGATTTGGCCTGGGCGCTCATCTGGCTCTGGATTCTCAATCCGCTCTATGGCCCGCTGAATCTGATGCTGGGAGCGTTTGGGATCGATGGTCCGGACTGGATGGTGGATCCGGTCACCGCCAGGTTCGGCATCGTCCTCATGATGGTCTGGCAGCTGGGCGAAGGATTCATCGTCTGCTTGGCCGCGCTGGGTAGTGTCGATCCCGACCTTCCGGATCAAGCTGCCGTCGACGGAGGCGGCGCCTGGAGCACCTTCCGGAGCGTGATTCTGCCAGTCATCGCTCCGGCGCTGCTCATACTCCTCTTCCGGGACACGATCTTCAGCTTCCAGGCGAACTTCGTTCCCGCGTTGATCGTCGGAAAGGGCGGTGGTCCGGATTACGCCACCATGTACCTCCCGATGTACATCTACAACACGGCGTTCATGTATCTCCGATTCGGTTACGCGGCCTCGATGACCGTGGCGATGTACGCCATTACCGGAACGATCCTGTTTCTCCAGTATCGCTTGACCTATCGCTGGCATGACGGGTTGGGACGGCATGGATAGGAGAACGCTGCGCTCATTGGCGTGGACCGCGCTGACGGCTCTGGTGTGCGTTGTCTTCCTGCTCCCGCTTTACTGGGCTGTGGTGACCTCACTGCGCGAAACGGGACGACCGTTGCCCCGGGAGATCGAATGGCTCCCTTCACCGGCGATCTGGAGCAATTTCCGCACCGTCTTCGAAGTGGTGGACGGCGGCAGATTCGCGCTCAACTCGTTGATCGTTGCCGGAGTGGCGGTTCCCGTCACCATCCTCTTCGCCTCACTTGCGGGGTTTGCGATGTCGCAGTTGCCGCATCGGTTGCGTGCTCGGTTGGTGGGACTCTCGGTGCTCTGTTTGATGGTGCCACTCACGGCAATCTGGATTCCGCGTTTTCTCCTGTTCAAGGAAGCGGGATTGATGAACAAGCGGACCGCCCTGATGGTCCCTGCGCTGATGGGCACGTCGCCGTTTTTTGTGCTGCTCTTCCTCTGGGCGTTTTCCACGATCCCAAAGGAGGTCTATGACGCAGCCAGACTGGATGGCGCCGGAGCCTATCGCATCTGGGCCGGGATCGGTCTGCCGCAGGTGAAGTTCGCGATCGTGACCGTTGGCGTGCTCGCGTTCGTGCACTACTGGAACAGCTTCGTCGAACCGCTGCTGCTGATGCGCACGGCAGACAAGTTCACCGCGTCGCTTGGGCTGCGCATGCTCTACAGTC
The genomic region above belongs to Thermomicrobiales bacterium and contains:
- a CDS encoding sugar ABC transporter permease, with product MMPARWWQRNSQHVAHGVMLFPYLAGLVLLVLGPGLAGFALSLTDYNAIQPPAWAGLENFRRLPHDHVFRIAVFNSLLYIVLAVPLRLVGALAFARLLQRPSRESLIGRAIVYLPTVMPDLAWALIWLWILNPLYGPLNLMLGAFGIDGPDWMVDPVTARFGIVLMMVWQLGEGFIVCLAALGSVDPDLPDQAAVDGGGAWSTFRSVILPVIAPALLILLFRDTIFSFQANFVPALIVGKGGGPDYATMYLPMYIYNTAFMYLRFGYAASMTVAMYAITGTILFLQYRLTYRWHDGLGRHG
- a CDS encoding carbohydrate ABC transporter permease codes for the protein MDRRTLRSLAWTALTALVCVVFLLPLYWAVVTSLRETGRPLPREIEWLPSPAIWSNFRTVFEVVDGGRFALNSLIVAGVAVPVTILFASLAGFAMSQLPHRLRARLVGLSVLCLMVPLTAIWIPRFLLFKEAGLMNKRTALMVPALMGTSPFFVLLFLWAFSTIPKEVYDAARLDGAGAYRIWAGIGLPQVKFAIVTVGVLAFVHYWNSFVEPLLLMRTADKFTASLGLRMLYSLENTNWPIIMAGSVLTIVPVVVVFVLAQRVFMRELREIR
- the pruA gene encoding L-glutamate gamma-semialdehyde dehydrogenase; translated protein: MLRATFTNEPSADFSDPAVRDAMQAALAKVGKELGREYPLIIGGERRETGNWIVSTNPGNTDQVVGKVAKASKDDALDAIAAAQDAFKEWRKLSMVGRASVLLRMAAIVRRKRFELAAWMVYELDKPWDEAEGEVAEAVDFLEWYAAHAVKLTERAELAHLPNEATDYFYQPIGVGIVIPPWNFPCAILTGMTMGPIAVGNTVVIKPATNTPVIGYKMVEIMLEAGVPGGVVNFVAGSGSEIGDLLVEDPRVRFVGFTGSKDVGVHIFEKAAKVQKGQRWLKRVTAEMGGKDAIIVDSSADIDAAVEGIVTSAFGFSGQKCSACSRVLVHEDVYDQVVDGVVARTKAVVSVGSGLEGEASMGAVVDKNQYDSINKYIDIGKKEAKLVYQGEVPDVKGYYVPPTIFADAPRSARIACEEIFGPVLTIVKVGSFDEAIEVANDSEYGLTGSVYSGNRANLERAREEFEVGNLYLNRKSTGAMMGVHPFAGVKLSGTNSKAGGPDYLLNFVEAKAVGEKL
- a CDS encoding MFS transporter, whose translation is MVNQPSVDAVASTEQESIWGPKLGKLTTGLLITIVAGAFEALAVATVLPETVDDLGGLHYYGWILASFTLANLIGIVVAGTEIDRQGMAFPFVLGIGLFAGGLLVGGLAPSMPVLILGRLAQGLASGMLISVAYAAVRTAYDSDVRPRLMALWSSAWVVPGLVGPAVAGFVAETIGWRWVFLGMIPFPLIAGALTFPSLRRVEHPAGGPRDLSRLRDAVLLSTGTALLLAGLGRSNLIALAGLGTAGLLILTPAFRRLSPPGTLRAKPGIAAAVACAILLPLGFFGFEFFIPLALTDIRHQTPLMSGLPLTASAVTWTSGAWIVDRTAATHSRTLLLRIGLALLAVGIVLTLGVIVTQVPVLLILGTWAIAGLGMGLAFSTLMLAVLDDAPEGSEGATISAGQLGNTLGIALGTGIGGAIISATSMDDVAVPRGFELLALGACAVLVTTIVISGRIGESARTGSNTH